In Pararge aegeria chromosome 17, ilParAegt1.1, whole genome shotgun sequence, one genomic interval encodes:
- the LOC120630855 gene encoding ADP-ribosylation factor 2, with translation MGLTISSVFTRLFGKKQMRILMVGLDAAGKTTILYKLKLGEIVTTIPTIGFNVETVEYKNISFTVWDVGGQDKIRPLWRHYYQNTQGLIFVVDSSDTKRIAEAENELANMLKEDELRDAVILVFANKQDMPNAMTAAELTNALNLNNMRNRRWYIQATCATQGQGLYEGLDWLSNELAKK, from the exons ATGGGTTTAACAATTTCAAGTGTCTTCACCAGgttatttggaaaaaaacaaaTGCGTATCCTAATGG TCGGACTCGATGCCGCTGGCAAAACCACAATACTTTACAAACTAAAACTGGGTGAAATCGTGACGACTATACCTACAATCGGTTTCAATGTTGAGACAGTGGAGTATAAGAACATAAGTTTCACTGTTTGGGATGTTGGTGGCCAGGACAAAATTAGGCCTCTGTGGCGTCACTACTATCAGAATACCCAAGGATTGATATTTGTTGTTGATTCAAGTGATACGAAGCGAATAGCCGAAGCTGAAAATGAACTAGCTAATATG CTAAAGGAAGATGAACTACGAGATGCAGTTATTCTAGTTTTTGCAAACAAGCAGGACATGCCTAATGCAATGACAGCAGCGGAATTAACAAACGCCTTAAATCTGAACAACATGAGAAACCGACGT TGGTATATCCAAGCAACATGTGCCACACAGGGGCAAGGACTCTACGAAGGCCTAGACTGGCTCTCGAATGAACTTGCAAAGAAGTGA